Genomic DNA from Candidatus Sphingomonas phytovorans:
CAGTTCAAGCCCGGTCGCGGTGACGACGACATCGGCGGGAAGGTCGGCGCCCGAGGCAAGCCTGATCCCGCCCGGCGTGAATCGTTCGATCGTATCGGTGACGACCGAGGCCTCCCCCTTCTTGAGCGAGGCGAACAGATCGCCGTCGGGTACCAGGCACAGGCGCTGGTCCCAGGGATTGTAGCGCGGCGTGAAATGGGTGGCGATGTCGTAATCAGGTCCCAGTTCCGTCCGGACCATCTCGAGCAGCCGCGCCTTGGTCTTCTCCGGCCGCTTGCGCGCCAGATTGTAGAAGAACATCTGGAACAGCACGTTGCGCCACCGCGTAATGCCATAGGCAGTCATCGCCGGCAGCTTGCGGCGCAGCCAGTTGGCGAAACTGTCCTCGGCAGGACGCGACACGACATAGGTCGGCGATCGCTGCAGCATCGTCACATGCGCGGCCTTCTCGGCCATTGCGGGCACCAGCGTCACCGCGGTTGCGCCGCTGCCGATCACCACGACATTCTTGCCGGTATAGTCGAGATTCTCGGGCCAGAATTGCGGATGGACGATGCGGCCGGCAAAGTCCTCGACGCCGGGGAAATCGGGCGTGTGGCCGCGGGCATAATTATAATAGCCGCTGCACATGAAGAGGAAATTGCAGGTGAATTCGACCGGACCATCCGGCCCGTCCGCCTCGACCGTCCAGCGCGCGTCGGGCGTCGACCAGGCTGCCCGCTTCACATGATGGCGATAGCGGATGTGCCGGTCGATACCGGCCTCCCGCGCGGTGTCGTTCACATACTTCAGGATCGAGGGTCCATCGGCGATCGCCTTCGCCTCGGTCCAGGGGCGGAAGGAATAGCCCAGGGTATACATGTCGGAATCGGAACGGATGCCGGGATAGCGGAACAGGTCCCAGGTCCCGCCCAGCGCCTCGCGGCCCTCCAGAATCACATAGCTGCGATCGGGGCTCAGCTTCTGCAGGTGATAGCCCGCGCCAATGCCGGAAATGCCGGCACCCACCACGACAACATCGAAATGTTCAACGCCCATGTATCGCTCTCCCACGATACCCGATATTCGATTTTTTGCCGGGACGCAAAGATCGGTTTCGATCCGCAATGCTTTTTGGGCACGGATGCTAAAAGTCCTTCCCCGGCCAGGACGTTCGGACCGGGGAAGTATCAATATGCCGCTTGAGCGGCGAAATCAGCTTTGCGCCGCCAAAGCCGCCTGTGCCGCCGC
This window encodes:
- a CDS encoding NAD(P)/FAD-dependent oxidoreductase — translated: MGVEHFDVVVVGAGISGIGAGYHLQKLSPDRSYVILEGREALGGTWDLFRYPGIRSDSDMYTLGYSFRPWTEAKAIADGPSILKYVNDTAREAGIDRHIRYRHHVKRAAWSTPDARWTVEADGPDGPVEFTCNFLFMCSGYYNYARGHTPDFPGVEDFAGRIVHPQFWPENLDYTGKNVVVIGSGATAVTLVPAMAEKAAHVTMLQRSPTYVVSRPAEDSFANWLRRKLPAMTAYGITRWRNVLFQMFFYNLARKRPEKTKARLLEMVRTELGPDYDIATHFTPRYNPWDQRLCLVPDGDLFASLKKGEASVVTDTIERFTPGGIRLASGADLPADVVVTATGLELQLLSDVVFSVDGAPVDLSKTFNYKGMMYSDVPNMASSFGYTNASWTLKADLTCAYVCRLLNTMKKRGLRQATPRIGDDVLTPEPFLSFTSGYVTRAMEKFPKQGNKKPWKLHQNYAKDIVSLRFGSVDDGMEFSNPVPHRQGAEPAREPVTA